The Selenomonadales bacterium genomic sequence ATTAGCATACTGCCCCTATTATAACGAAAAGAACCCTGTTTGAACAGGGTTTTTCTGACTATTATGGAGATATTGAGGGTAGTTTTCGCACATTGGGACGATTTTTGCCAAAACGAGCGCGATATTCGCAAGAAAGACTGCGCGCACCGCCCCACCAATGCACGTGCAAAAAGGGTCATAATGCTCCCCCAAGAAGCTATGCACCCTGTCGAGCAGCACGGCAATGCACCTGCGAAAAAGGTCATGCCACTCACAAAAGAAGCTATGCACCCTGTCGAGCAGCACGGCAATACACCTGCAAAAAAGGTCATAATGCTCCCCCAAAGAGGCTATGCGCCCTGCCCGTGCCTTGCACGGTATTCGCAGTAGACACTGCCGCCCAAGATGAGCGCACCGCCGATGAGCTGGACGAGCGATAGGCTCTCGCCCAATAGGAGCATGGAGAATACGACGGCCGCTATCGCCTCGATATATCCGCAGACAGAAACGGTGCGGACGGGCAAGCACCTGATCGCAGGGAAATACAGACAATAACCAAGCCCTGTATTGACGGCACCGAGTATGAAGATCGGCAGATAGTCATCCTCGCTGATGGTCGGAAGTGCGCCTTGCTTAACAAGGACGAACGCGGTGACGACAGCGCACGCGCCCATGAGCGTCAGAAGCGTCGCCGACAGCTTGGGCAGATGCATTGCTTTTTTGCCGAGTATGATCTTCGACGCATACGTGACAGCCGACAGCGCGCCGCAGAATAGTCCCCACGGATGAAGAACTCCGCCCGCCGTAATATCGTTGAGGCAGAGCATACCGCAGACGACCATGATGACGCTGACCACGAGCGGACGTGTCCATTTTTCACCGAACAAGAACGGCCCTGTTGCCAGCACGATCATCGGCCCGATATAGATGAGGAGCGTCGCGATACTGACACCGACATAGACGTACGCTTCGTAGAGGAGCGACCATCCGATGCCCATCGTCACGCCGCATAAAAGAAGCATGGCGGTATCTTTTTTGTAGCGAAAAAACTCTGCCTTCTCGCGCGTCACCAGACAGGCTGCGAGAAGCACGAGAAACGCAAGCCACGTACGAGTCAGCACGATCTCATAGCTGGCAAGATCGATTTGACTTGCGACGATGCCGTTCGTAGCGAACAGAAGGAGCGCGGCAAGATATTGGATAAATGCA encodes the following:
- a CDS encoding EamA family transporter, with the protein product MNTAFIQYLAALLLFATNGIVASQIDLASYEIVLTRTWLAFLVLLAACLVTREKAEFFRYKKDTAMLLLCGVTMGIGWSLLYEAYVYVGVSIATLLIYIGPMIVLATGPFLFGEKWTRPLVVSVIMVVCGMLCLNDITAGGVLHPWGLFCGALSAVTYASKIILGKKAMHLPKLSATLLTLMGACAVVTAFVLVKQGALPTISEDDYLPIFILGAVNTGLGYCLYFPAIRCLPVRTVSVCGYIEAIAAVVFSMLLLGESLSLVQLIGGALILGGSVYCEYRARHGQGA